DNA sequence from the Methanolobus sp. ZRKC5 genome:
GGGCAATCAAAAGTAACATTCTTGTTAATATCAGGAATCAGAAATATCCAAAAAGAGGAAGACCTACAAGATTCGAGTATGAGTCATATCGTAAAAGAGGGACAATAGAACGTTTCTTTGCATGGTTGAAAATGGGATTCAGAAAAATAGCAAGTAGATATGAAAGGCTTATGTTGTTTTCAAGGGACTACTGGATATTGCATGTTTTCTATTATGTTGGAATAAAGTTCAAGAGACGTTTTGAGATAGGTTCATTGTTTGTTGTTGAACCGGTAAATTGATTAAGCTCAACAAGGGCCTCTAACCTCAGTTCATCTAAGAAAAAAGCTTTCTTTGCAGCTTTCATTTCAGTTATATTTTTAAAAACAAGGATAGATACACTATCTGTTATTTTTGCAAAATTG
Encoded proteins:
- a CDS encoding transposase — its product is MHVCVSSESFPLTVLIASGKAHDRQQFVKIMESIKVKTAGRPKTRPLEVLADSAYDDVAIRKYLRHRAIKSNILVNIRNQKYPKRGRPTRFEYESYRKRGTIERFFAWLKMGFRKIASRYERLMLFSRDYWILHVFYYVGIKFKRRFEIGSLFVVEPVN